The DNA sequence GTTTTCTGGATTAACAAGCCTCTTCAGatgttttctttctgagaaaaCTCTCTTCTCTAGAGCAATGACCAACAAATAGTTTCCTACTATGTAGTCCTCTTTCAATTCTTTCAACACTTTCTCATTTTTCCAGATTCTGTTACAATACAAATTTATTTCCAGTTGAATGAGATTAATTTTTCCAAGAAGTTCAGTTCACAATTCTCCAACACTGGTGGAATTAACAATGATTGTATATCTATTGgtatttctttggttttctttgatTAATTCAAACAAAAATTGGAATTGCATTAATATGAGTCCCAGGCTACACTGCAGAATATTCTCTATAATTTCAATTCCTTTACATGTATTACACAATTTCAACGCTCTGTGAATTTATCATACAAACATATAAGAATTTTCACCTGATTCTGTTTCAATTTATGCCACATGAAATAAATCATTTACTAAAATGTTATGCATTTATCAACAATATATAAGTTTTTATAACTGAAGTGCCGAAAAGTTAGTTTTTCATGTTCTATAACAAGTATAATTGCAAAACAACATTGTACGTGACACAATACCAttaattttctttccatattGAGACTATTTTAATCAAGAGAAAGCAGATAATAATGTAAGGCCTAAccatttcttttcaatatttttttcagagaTCCTATGACTTGCTTGTTTCTCAGACTATAGATAATTGGATTTAAAACAGGAATTATGACAGTGTAAAATAAAGAGAAGATCATATCTTGATCATCTGTTTGTGAAGGTGCAGGATGAACATACATGAAGAGAAGGGGACCATAGTATAAAGACACAGATAGGAGATGGGCTCCACAAGTGGAAAGCgtttttctcattcctttttcAGACTTTGTGGTTAAAACTGTAAGAAGAACAAATGTGTAAGAGATAAGAATAGTCATGATGGAGAATACTTGTACTGaaccagagaaaataaaaagcatgagATAATTAAGAGAAGGATCTGTACAGGAAATCATTAACAATGGTATAACATCACAATAAAAGTGATGTATTATGTTGGATTTACAGAATGCTAATCTGAGTAAAAAACTTTCATGAATGACAGCATGAATAAAGCCACCTATGTAAGATAAGGCTAACAGCTGCATGCAGAGTCTGTAGGTCATAATCACTGGATAAAGTAAAGGTTTGCAGATGGCTACGTAGCGATCATAAGCCATTACTGCCAAAATGAAACACTCTGCAGTTGCActgacaacaaaggaaaaaaactgaaTCATGCATTCAGAGAAATACATCAGTTTGTTCTTGTCTAACAAATTGAGCAGCATATTTGGTGTCACTGTGGATGATAACCAGGCATCCACAAAGGCTAAATTGCCAAGACATAAATACATGGGGATGTGCAGATGAGAGTCTTTCCAGATGAGACCAATGAGACTCAAGTTTCCCAAAATAGTCATAAGATATACCACAAAGAAGAACAGGAACAGTGGGATTTTCCACTGCGGTTGATGCGTAAGTCCGGCGAGAACAAATTCTGTCACTactgttgtattttctttttccatgacCTCACTGGATGTcctatgaaattaaataaaattaacaacaTAAAATAACATTCTCCTTGCACCTTGATTTAACATTATGATTCTTAGTCTATTTTCCCCAGTCAAAAACAAATGCCGCTTGACAACAACATTAAAtttgaaaaaggggaaaaaaatgacaagatGTTAAACACACAGAAACATTGATGAgccaaaaaagggggagggggatgggggaatgagagaagaggtaacaaacagtacaagaagtgtacccaaggcctaatgtatgaaattgtaacctctctggtacatcactttgacaataaataagaaaaaaaaattaaaaatgccatGTTGTAATGATAGAAAAACacataaaagtataaaatatacaGATTTAGGAATATGGAGAGAATAAGACAGAAGTGCATGTACAAAAGGGATTCTGAGGTGAAAAATTCGTGAAAGAAATGATACCTAGACTGCAGCTATTTTTATGACCACAAAAATAACAGCAAATATGAGCTGTAACATCTGAATAATACAATGGCAATATCAGCCAAAATTGAGATAGGTGGAGTATGATTTGGGCTGTTTATTTgtctggcttctttattttcctgtttacttTTCTAGCTGATTATCTGAACTCTCTAGTATCAGTCTATTTCCATTTAAATTTCCCATTGTAACACAGATCACTGTAttgaaaactgagagaaaagaagtcactagaaaaagaaaaaaaaactgggaaaatGATTCTGTCAAAGTTCCAAAGAATAAAATCCACAAAATAAGATAGTAGGAAGCCTGTACTTGAAAAGGGTGAAGGAGTAAGAGGGAAAGGATtgatgaatgaagaagagaaggagaaaacgcAGTTAAGATgtcaatgtacatcctacaaaattaacaaagGGAAAGGATGCATAGGAGAAggatgtgtgagaatgttgaaaggcatAACATTGACAAAAATACAGTGTATTTATAAATTGcttcaacaggaaaaaaaagaactaaaggagGAACAAGAAACCTAAATGTTATGGacataaagaaaaggaatgaactaATTAGCAGTAAGGTGGGAAATTGTGCCAAATACCAAAATAAGTGTTCTAGTAGCAGAAAGGCTTAATGGAATTAAATACAGAGCTTCCCtaagacccagaaatcccactcccgggcatttatccaatggatTACAAACTAGGCCACACTAAAcccactagcacaaccatgttcttgCAGCACCATTTACTATATATGATATGTAATAAATCTAGATGTTCCTAagtggaagaatggatcaagaaaatgtggtatatatacacaatagaattatacttatccatcagaaagaataatgctgtaccattcataaggaagtggaaagacttgaaaaaaattatactaagtgaagtaagccagagccaaacaaacataggctgcatggtttccctcatttgtgataactaCAATGTACCTATAATATAAAAGCACACACAAATTCGTAAGTATGTGCACTGGAAAATGATAAATTGTATAAGAATCTAGTAATTCAcattgaggccaaaggaggagatGCATAGGATTgtggacaaaggctcaatagctatgtgcagatgtacatataaaataatgttctatGAAATCAacttcaagaaaaagaaacaagagacttttctagttgctattgttgctgtttttgttttctttccttttatcttgctTGGTAGTTTTTTTGCATTTGGAAGGGTAAGGGAGGATACATAAAATGtggaaaggatgaacaaatacaatgaAAGTCAATAGACTCTATGCCGAAAATGAATTGGATATCTTGTGGGTGgagtgggaggggaaaaactggagaTAGCAAgaaaaggggagacatggttcagaaAAGTATATTCAATGATTATTAGCTGATTCATTTAACTACAACTCTATCAattctacaataacaattaaaaaaagaaaactaagaatgcATATATTTGAATTAGAAAATAAGACATATGCTTTGGTTTTATTGAGGGCAGTTTCCCATGATAGAGTTCAGAGCAGAGAATAATTCAAAATGAATGGAAACAAGCAGCATCACAGTAAAGAGAATGAAAGGATATgtttattaaaatagaaaacaataagTAGATACATACCATATATTCAATATAGTATAGTTTCCTGTAatccattttaataaaaattacaaaggaaaaaactAGTGGAAAACAAGGGGTGTAATGGGACAAGTCACATTGAGAGGGAATTTGAGAtggatagaaagaaaataaaaaggaactaaaataagcaaagaaataaaagaggattGTGCCTAAGTGCAGAAatgtcaaaagaagaaaaaaagtacccAATAAGACTGAACATGAAATAAAGAGGAAGGCTTtgaaattcacaggcaaatgTTTGGATTACTCCAAAATATATTAACATTTCCGGGCTGATCTTTCCATATCTAAAAGTCTCTATTTAATTACAAAAGCAACAATGAAACAGTAGTTTTATTATGTATGATAgtaatattgatttttaaatactatcaaaaccaaaaataaaaaagttattaTACAAGATATGGAATGCATAGTTGTTTGCCTGCATGGATTGCTTCACTATGTATGTGTAAAATGAACATCACTAGGTGAATTGCAAATATATACAGtaatacacacagacagacagatacatacacatggacagatacatacatacttgcagacacatacacataggtcCTTATGTTTATTAATTCAGGGACTGAAATAAGCTTTCTCTGAAAACCATTTTTGTTTAATGTGGCAGCACTTTCTTACTCATCAACTGCTTTTAGCAAAATATTATGCAACTGAACATAGGAATTTTATGAAGTCAGTATCATTAACAATTAGCAATAATTTGTttggatatattttatttgaagtttGATTTTTCTCCAGTACTGAAAATAACTACATAAGCTAAAATGATCAAATTTCATTTGTGTAGGAGTACTTGTTAATCTGAAGTGTGAGACAAAATGCTAGAAACAGATTTTCACCCTATATCTTGACTTATATACAAAATGCTCAGCAAAATATTATCAGAGGTGGGTGAAACCATAGAACTAACATTTTAAATGACTGGGAAAAAATTTAGGAAGAATACACCATAAATTAAATGCAATGGAACATTTGATTAGAAACATCAGAAATAGTTCTTACATATAAGTACAGTACAATGACTTGAATCTTTAAACCTAGAAATCTAATTGTAAATTGTTTAACGTTCCACATGATCAAATAAAGACAACATAGACATTACTAATGGAAACAAATAGGCTTAGAGGATTTGGGCTTATGAAAAATTTTAGCCcccaaggaagaaaacaagataaTTTAATCCATTTCCTACCTGGGAGATTTCGAATCTTGTGAATTTATTCTAAGTGCCTACAAATCACATAATAATGaactctcatttaacaaacttaaaatatataaataaattctaTCTTACCGATACAGTGAAAACTATGGTTGAGATCATTTAAAAGTATTAGACTCTGGCAGGTACTGCTGGCTCAGgcctctaatactagctactggTGAGTCTGAGATATAAgttttgtagtttgaagccaacctgggcaggtaagatgtgagccttatctccaagtaactctTCCCCCCAAAAAGCCCAACTGGAgctctgcctcaagtggtagagtactagccttgaagagagagagaataaaatgcTCCAGTAGTGTCcagggccaagttcaagccccggaactggcacaaaaattaaaaaaaaaagtattagacagtaaaacagcaaaaaaatagAGTATAATAAAATTGATGGTAACAGAAGCAGCAATTTTGTGCACACTGATTGATTTGGGAAGTGTGATCAGCCATTATTAGTAGCATGCTGTTTATATAAGGTTTGAACACTGAGTGAACAAGAAGTGGAAGGAGTGGTGATATAAAATGCCTATGAGATTTTCAGAGTGTTCCCTGTAGGATCATGCAAACCATGCTACTGGGTGCAGTGAATTTGGGCACATATGAGAGGTGAATTGGCCTCGCAGGCATCACAGACTTATGGCATCATCAATATTCAGTCATTGTACACAGTTGTACTTTGGACAAGTAAAATCAGACCTTAGTTCAACATGCCCATCACAGATGCTACTTTATGCTTATTTGACTTCAATTCTATGCAACTCTGCATAGAGGGTTTTAACTGGTATGAGCTTCTCTGAACATGCCATTAACAAGTTGAAGATCCAGTTTCCCTTCAGGATCCAACTCTGAGTAAAATTCTTTGCTTATAAAAAGTACCTATCATTTCTAGAAAgcccatttctccctcccttgaaactcaaacatgaaaaattacactaagcaaaTGTGACAGAGAGtaactaaaaactaaaaagtcAAGTCCTCAATAAGAGGTGATATATTTATGCTTTCCTAACATTGATGCCTAGGAATTTCCAAAATAGTTTGGAAAATGTGGACTTCGTGGATTGTAGGTCTgaagtctttatttttaattaatatgtaTAAAACCTTGCTGTCAATGGAGCCTTCATCATAGAGGACTGAGAATATGAGAAAGGTTGGTTGTCTTGAATACAGAAATATCAGACATTGCAACAGGGAAAGGGCAAGTTTTTAGAAGGGCCATGGTATTGAGTCTGTGTAGGTTTTAATGAGGTCGAGAAGCTAGAGGTCAAGACTTTGTGCCTTACCCTGCTTTAAGTAAAGCAGTTCAATTCACAGATTTTGAATTCATGGCTAACAAGcttgcatttcttttcatttataagAAAGCAACtgtgtaggggagggatgggtgagatgGTTGAAAagggtgaaattgatcaagatatattgtgtttGTGaaatgctttgttaagtggcaactacTTTGTGAACTATTTAGAGATAATAATAACTTTTATGAAAGCATCTGTTTCCTGAGCATCcattcataataataaaataaatttatttccaaCATTATAACCAGGTATACAATTGAGTGAATATTATTATAGACTATTACTCTGAAATCACataataaatgtattaaaattagaGAAATGCCTTGAACTAGAAGAATATCAATAAATTCTAAATGGAAAAGTGGAATTGGAAAAGCTGGATTTTGTGTTAGCAGTCTCTGTTAACAAAGTCTGAGAGTACAGCCTTGTCCAGAAAGGTTTCAAAGgctttgtttgttaattttttgccagtcctgctgcttgagttcagggcctgagtattgtccctggcttctttttgctcaaggctagcactctaccacttttgccacagtgccacttctggctttttctatatatgtggtgttgaggaatcgaacccaaggcttcatgtatacgagacaagtactctaccactaggctatattcccagccctcaaaggctttttttttgttgttgttggtatgaAAAGGTGTTATTAGAAGGATTGTGGAGCCAGAAACTTCAGAGAAAAgtacaaatattttaattgaatgtACCAAGTAAGTGTGAGAGTGAGGAAAAGTTATATGTGTGTTTTTGAACACACAAATATATAACACATGAACATCTATAAGtatatcatacatatatgtatgcatgtatatatataataagaacaagtctgtatgtgtatatatacatatatacaattgtGTACATAATCTTGAAGTAGTAAAAAAACCCGTCAGTATTAGTGAAGATAGGTCAGATTTAACCTAGGAATTTTGTATGAAGTTTCAATGTTAAGGAAACAGTATCCACAGCCTGAAAGAGGTGTTTTGCAAACACAGCCAGTGAATAGATTTCAGAAAGGACACAGTGCTATCAATaggtaaaattataaaattttgatTTGAAGAGATAAATGGCAAGAATAAACATGTCTGTTGACACCTCATTGTATTTAAACAGTATGACATCATATCTGGATATATTTTTTTGAATTTTGCTAAC is a window from the Perognathus longimembris pacificus isolate PPM17 chromosome 5, ASM2315922v1, whole genome shotgun sequence genome containing:
- the LOC125351259 gene encoding olfactory receptor 183-like, whose translation is MEKENTTVVTEFVLAGLTHQPQWKIPLFLFFFVVYLMTILGNLSLIGLIWKDSHLHIPMYLCLGNLAFVDAWLSSTVTPNMLLNLLDKNKLMYFSECMIQFFSFVVSATAECFILAVMAYDRYVAICKPLLYPVIMTYRLCMQLLALSYIGGFIHAVIHESFLLRLAFCKSNIIHHFYCDVIPLLMISCTDPSLNYLMLFIFSGSVQVFSIMTILISYTFVLLTVLTTKSEKGMRKTLSTCGAHLLSVSLYYGPLLFMYVHPAPSQTDDQDMIFSLFYTVIIPVLNPIIYSLRNKQVIGSLKKILKRNG